In Streptomyces nojiriensis, one genomic interval encodes:
- a CDS encoding class I adenylate-forming enzyme family protein: MTADRLVLHDLLPAELRRSWVVDGTCPDLDLYSLFRARQISDLHRTAVLDAKGKLCYTALDRKVRCLATGLRELGIGPGDVVGVQLPNNRFAVVADLALAALGAIALPFPVGRGVLEAECLLRRAEAVAVIAATEHREFRHAADLSTLAGALPALRHVIAAGPGAVPEGTIRLSGLLRSDPTGFVPARPDPDSAARILVSSGSEAEPKMIAYSHNALAGGRGNFLASLIPDRTPPSCLFLVPLASAFGSNGTAVTLARHGGTLVLLDQFSPDAAIAAVREHRPTHILGVPTMIRMMLERLDGTDEKLPAPTALVLGGAPLDETTAAAAAEAFGCPVVNLYGSADGVNCHTGLGSTVPPTDGSGVVAGHPDPRVAEIRIADPDTHEPLPDGAVGEIISRGPMTPLCYVGAPELDARYRTPDGWVRTGDLGYLDSDSVLHIVGRLKDIVIRGGANISPAEVERELTAHPQIRDVACVGVPDPLMGERLAACVVPRGGQPLTLASLGEHLTRRGLERNKHPERLLLIAELPLTAAGKPDRAALRERLAATAAVAAPLAQAG, translated from the coding sequence ATGACCGCCGACCGGCTCGTACTGCACGACCTGCTGCCCGCCGAACTGCGCCGCTCCTGGGTGGTCGACGGGACCTGCCCCGACCTCGACCTCTACAGCCTCTTCCGAGCACGCCAGATCTCCGACCTGCACCGCACGGCCGTCCTCGATGCCAAGGGCAAGCTCTGCTACACCGCGCTGGACCGCAAGGTCCGATGTCTGGCCACCGGCCTGCGGGAACTGGGCATCGGCCCGGGCGACGTGGTCGGCGTACAACTCCCCAACAACCGCTTCGCCGTCGTCGCCGATCTCGCGCTCGCCGCACTCGGCGCGATCGCGCTCCCCTTCCCGGTCGGCCGGGGCGTCCTCGAAGCGGAGTGCCTGCTGCGCCGCGCCGAGGCCGTCGCCGTCATCGCGGCCACCGAGCACCGGGAGTTCCGGCACGCGGCGGATCTGAGCACGCTCGCCGGGGCGCTCCCGGCCCTGCGGCACGTCATCGCCGCCGGTCCCGGAGCCGTGCCTGAAGGAACGATTCGGCTGTCGGGGCTGCTGCGGTCCGACCCCACAGGATTCGTCCCCGCCCGGCCCGATCCCGACAGCGCCGCACGCATCCTCGTCTCCTCCGGCTCCGAGGCCGAGCCGAAGATGATCGCGTACTCGCACAACGCGCTGGCCGGCGGGCGCGGGAACTTCCTCGCCTCCCTCATCCCGGACCGCACCCCGCCGAGCTGCCTCTTCCTCGTACCGCTGGCGTCCGCCTTCGGGTCCAACGGCACCGCCGTCACCCTCGCCCGGCACGGCGGCACCCTCGTCCTGCTCGACCAGTTCAGCCCGGACGCGGCGATCGCGGCGGTACGCGAACACCGGCCGACGCACATTCTCGGCGTGCCCACCATGATCCGCATGATGCTCGAACGCCTCGACGGGACGGACGAGAAGCTGCCCGCGCCCACCGCACTGGTCCTCGGCGGCGCGCCGCTCGACGAGACCACCGCGGCCGCCGCGGCCGAGGCCTTCGGCTGTCCCGTGGTGAACCTCTACGGCTCCGCAGACGGCGTCAACTGCCACACCGGACTGGGCAGCACGGTGCCGCCCACCGACGGATCCGGGGTGGTCGCCGGCCACCCCGACCCCCGGGTCGCCGAGATCCGCATCGCCGACCCCGACACGCACGAACCGCTGCCCGACGGCGCCGTCGGCGAGATCATCTCGCGCGGCCCGATGACCCCGCTGTGCTACGTGGGCGCACCCGAACTGGACGCCCGCTACCGCACGCCCGACGGCTGGGTCCGCACCGGTGACCTCGGGTACCTCGACTCCGACAGCGTCCTGCACATCGTCGGCCGCCTCAAGGACATCGTCATCCGCGGAGGCGCCAACATCAGCCCGGCGGAGGTGGAACGCGAACTCACCGCGCACCCCCAGATCCGGGACGTGGCCTGCGTCGGCGTGCCGGACCCGCTGATGGGGGAGCGGCTGGCGGCCTGCGTGGTGCCGCGCGGAGGGCAGCCCCTCACCCTCGCCTCCCTCGGTGAACACCTCACCCGGCGCGGGCTGGAGCGGAACAAGCACCCCGAGCGGCTGCTCCTGATCGCCGAACTGCCCCTGACGGCGGCCGGCAAACCGGACCGCGCCGCCCTGCGCGAGCGCCTCGCGGCGACCGCCGCGGTGGCTGCGCCGCTCGCCCAGGCGGGATGA
- a CDS encoding CoA transferase, whose protein sequence is MASPATTQTVRPLDTLRFDTSGPPQITSVIADHLRLLGARTDRPAHGDASTGTATDTGGTTLTGCGFEPAHASATWADPLSGLVDEATVQAATGIMAVHGRRDGGPRGLAVDYAATATGVLAVQGLLAALVGQARGGAARAVSTSADRAGLLAVSQYLAATGADEGEAAELAPGGPPFTSADGVLFELETLDPGAWAAFWKALEAPPEALRAGWRPFQFRYATACAPFPAALHLTARSHPWERIRRAAAAYGTEVCALHPLAQRAAERAAERDGAAPWSLSRSATGRLTARSARLPGAAPSGGPLAGLTVLEAGRRIQAPLAAHLLGLLGADVIRIEPPGGDPLRGMPPACSGISARWLALNRGKQAVEIDIKREADRRRLRELAAGADVFLHNWAPGKAAELGLDSGDLARVNPALVYAYTSGWADRIEDAPMGTDFMVQARTGVGEAVRPEGEAPAPSLMTLLDVLGGLLGAEAVLAGLLLRERSGHGVRVDSSLLGAADTLTAPALRRAARGQNPRRPAGFRLPRPTADGWLAPADADARAVADHDLGGLSTTEALARLHEHGLTATAVTTELSDLHHDPRFPGSISRDAHGAPAVPDPWSFV, encoded by the coding sequence ATGGCGTCACCAGCAACCACGCAGACGGTCCGGCCGCTCGACACACTGCGCTTCGACACCTCGGGGCCCCCGCAGATCACGAGCGTCATCGCCGACCACCTGCGGCTGCTCGGCGCGCGGACGGACCGCCCCGCACACGGGGACGCGTCCACCGGCACCGCCACCGACACCGGTGGCACCACGCTCACGGGCTGCGGTTTCGAACCGGCGCACGCGAGCGCCACCTGGGCGGATCCCCTGAGCGGGCTCGTCGACGAGGCCACGGTCCAGGCCGCCACCGGCATCATGGCCGTACACGGCCGGCGCGACGGCGGCCCGCGCGGCCTCGCCGTCGACTACGCGGCCACCGCCACCGGAGTCCTGGCCGTCCAGGGGCTCCTCGCGGCTCTCGTGGGCCAGGCCCGCGGCGGGGCCGCCCGCGCGGTCAGCACCAGCGCGGACCGGGCGGGGCTGCTCGCGGTCTCCCAGTACCTCGCCGCCACCGGGGCCGACGAGGGCGAGGCCGCCGAACTCGCTCCCGGAGGACCCCCGTTCACTTCCGCCGACGGTGTCCTCTTCGAACTGGAGACGCTCGATCCGGGCGCCTGGGCGGCCTTCTGGAAGGCCCTGGAGGCGCCCCCGGAGGCCCTGCGGGCCGGCTGGCGGCCCTTCCAGTTCCGCTACGCCACCGCCTGCGCCCCCTTCCCGGCGGCCCTCCACCTCACGGCCCGGTCCCACCCCTGGGAGCGGATCCGCCGGGCCGCGGCCGCATACGGCACCGAGGTGTGCGCCCTGCACCCGCTCGCTCAACGGGCCGCGGAACGGGCCGCGGAACGCGACGGCGCCGCCCCCTGGTCCCTGTCACGGTCGGCCACCGGGCGTCTCACCGCCAGGTCGGCCCGGCTGCCCGGCGCGGCACCGTCCGGCGGGCCCCTGGCCGGGCTGACCGTGCTGGAGGCGGGCCGCCGCATCCAGGCCCCGCTCGCGGCGCATCTGCTCGGGCTCCTCGGCGCCGACGTGATCCGGATCGAACCCCCGGGCGGCGACCCGCTGCGCGGCATGCCCCCGGCCTGTTCCGGGATCTCGGCGCGCTGGCTCGCCCTCAACCGGGGCAAGCAGGCCGTGGAGATCGACATCAAGAGGGAGGCCGACCGCCGGCGGCTGCGGGAGCTGGCGGCCGGGGCCGACGTCTTCCTGCACAACTGGGCGCCGGGCAAGGCCGCCGAGCTCGGCCTCGACTCCGGGGACCTCGCACGGGTCAATCCCGCGCTCGTCTACGCGTACACCAGCGGCTGGGCCGACCGGATCGAGGACGCCCCCATGGGCACCGACTTCATGGTCCAGGCCCGTACGGGCGTCGGCGAGGCCGTCCGCCCCGAGGGCGAGGCCCCGGCGCCCTCGCTGATGACCCTGCTCGACGTACTGGGCGGGCTGCTCGGCGCGGAGGCCGTCCTCGCCGGTCTGCTGCTGCGCGAGCGCAGCGGCCACGGCGTACGGGTGGACTCCTCCCTGCTCGGCGCGGCCGACACGCTGACCGCCCCCGCCCTGCGCCGGGCGGCCCGCGGGCAGAACCCCCGGCGGCCGGCCGGATTCCGGCTCCCGCGGCCGACGGCGGACGGCTGGCTCGCGCCGGCCGACGCCGACGCCCGCGCGGTGGCCGACCACGACCTGGGCGGCCTGTCCACGACCGAGGCCCTGGCCCGGCTGCACGAGCACGGCCTGACCGCGACCGCGGTCACCACCGAGCTGTCCGACCTGCATCACGATCCGCGCTTCCCCGGCTCGATCAGCCGCGACGCGCACGGCGCCCCCGCAGTCCCCGACCCCTGGAGCTTCGTATGA
- a CDS encoding sugar ABC transporter permease translates to MSTGGAWQGPALAAVMARVAVTAEAVGPRFPLYAEPDGGRWTTTGRGSWTGGFWAGLLWLRARYTGDAADRRAAAACTARLEPWVRADTATRGLILWYGTAPAGDDAAAAELRGRGAHAVLSAYDRELGLVPWGDALGGPRLLARVDGVPGTVPLLAGAGPQGAAAAAAHLHRHLDLCLGAGRDRSLRPALRFDAAAGWQPCADPPPGWSRGRAWLLLAVADALLRPDPATPGPAGRLAEAAELLSAEGEFPAGGLVPAADAARPDGPLDTSAAAITAVALLKLARVPGPRAAAYGHRAGAILHRLAEDHLTGTDSGRPPGMLLDGCYDAGKELAVRHELVWGDFFLALGLAALHGAVDITGV, encoded by the coding sequence ATGAGCACGGGCGGCGCCTGGCAGGGCCCGGCCCTCGCGGCCGTCATGGCACGGGTGGCGGTGACCGCCGAGGCGGTGGGCCCCCGCTTCCCGCTGTACGCCGAGCCGGACGGCGGGCGGTGGACGACCACCGGCCGCGGCTCGTGGACCGGCGGGTTCTGGGCCGGGCTGCTCTGGCTGCGGGCCCGGTACACCGGCGACGCGGCCGACCGGCGCGCCGCCGCCGCGTGCACGGCCCGGCTCGAACCGTGGGTACGGGCCGACACCGCCACCCGCGGCCTGATCCTCTGGTACGGGACCGCTCCGGCCGGGGACGATGCCGCGGCCGCCGAGCTCCGGGGCCGCGGCGCCCACGCGGTGCTGTCGGCCTACGACCGCGAACTCGGGCTCGTGCCCTGGGGGGACGCGCTCGGCGGGCCCCGGCTGCTCGCCCGCGTGGACGGGGTGCCGGGGACCGTACCCCTGCTGGCCGGAGCCGGACCGCAGGGCGCCGCCGCGGCGGCGGCCCACCTCCACCGCCACCTCGATCTCTGCCTCGGCGCGGGCCGGGACCGCTCGCTGCGGCCCGCCCTGCGCTTCGACGCGGCCGCGGGCTGGCAGCCCTGCGCGGACCCGCCGCCGGGCTGGAGCCGGGGCCGGGCCTGGCTGCTGCTGGCGGTGGCCGACGCCCTGCTGCGCCCGGACCCGGCGACGCCCGGCCCGGCCGGCCGGCTCGCCGAGGCGGCCGAACTCCTCTCGGCGGAGGGCGAATTCCCCGCCGGAGGGCTCGTCCCGGCGGCCGACGCCGCCCGGCCGGACGGGCCGCTCGACACCTCGGCCGCCGCGATCACGGCGGTCGCCCTGCTGAAACTCGCCCGGGTGCCCGGCCCCCGGGCGGCCGCGTACGGGCACCGGGCCGGGGCGATCCTCCACCGCCTCGCGGAGGACCACCTCACCGGCACGGACTCCGGGCGCCCGCCCGGGATGCTGCTGGACGGCTGCTACGACGCCGGGAAGGAACTGGCCGTCCGGCACGAGCTCGTCTGGGGCGACTTCTTCCTGGCACTCGGCCTCGCCGCCCTGCACGGAGCCGTCGACATCACCGGCGTCTAG
- a CDS encoding acyl-CoA dehydrogenase family protein: MTDPGTDHTSVAQQAAGPDELRERIDRFVRSRVIPREAVLDAGGPAAADALADLRGQAREEGLWALPLPVELGGGGLGFGAYAALAETEGASDHGPAALGSAPLLDVTMLGRHGGTAVREAYLKPLVAGEMRTCYAMTEPDVPGTDPARTGTRAERGPDGSWLVSGRKWFTSGAAGADLVTVMARTGGSAGDREGLSLLLVPTASAGFRVVRELPVLGAGGQYEIELDRVRVPADHLLGKPGDALAIAGERLQLGRTLRCLRWLGQARRAFDLMCERAATRSGSRGPLADQQLIQGHVFDALLALRTTRPLVHEAVALIAAGRDARTEVGLAKVAAARMLQQVADSAIQVHGAAGLGPDTPLPGLLRTGRAARILDGPDELHITSVARRVLRGYATDGGPVTA, translated from the coding sequence GTGACGGATCCAGGCACGGACCACACCTCGGTTGCACAACAGGCTGCGGGGCCGGATGAGTTGAGGGAGCGGATCGACCGGTTCGTCCGCTCCCGGGTGATCCCCCGGGAAGCGGTGCTGGACGCGGGCGGGCCCGCCGCGGCCGATGCGCTGGCCGATTTGCGCGGCCAGGCCCGGGAGGAGGGCCTGTGGGCGCTGCCGCTCCCGGTGGAACTGGGCGGCGGCGGCCTGGGGTTCGGGGCGTACGCCGCACTGGCCGAGACGGAGGGGGCCAGTGACCACGGCCCGGCCGCGCTGGGATCCGCCCCGCTGCTCGACGTGACGATGCTGGGGCGGCACGGGGGGACCGCGGTCCGGGAGGCGTACCTGAAGCCGCTGGTCGCCGGGGAGATGCGGACCTGCTACGCCATGACCGAGCCGGACGTCCCCGGCACCGACCCCGCGCGGACCGGCACCCGGGCCGAGCGCGGGCCGGACGGGAGCTGGCTCGTCAGCGGCCGCAAGTGGTTCACCTCCGGCGCCGCGGGCGCCGACCTGGTGACGGTGATGGCCCGCACCGGCGGGAGCGCCGGTGACCGCGAGGGGCTGTCGTTGCTGCTCGTGCCCACCGCGTCGGCCGGTTTCCGCGTCGTACGCGAACTCCCCGTCCTCGGTGCGGGCGGCCAGTACGAGATCGAGCTCGACCGGGTCCGGGTCCCGGCCGACCACCTCCTCGGGAAGCCCGGGGACGCGCTCGCCATCGCCGGTGAGCGGCTGCAGCTCGGCCGTACGCTGCGCTGCCTGCGCTGGCTCGGCCAGGCGCGGCGCGCCTTCGACCTCATGTGCGAGCGGGCCGCCACCCGCAGCGGGTCCCGCGGGCCCCTCGCCGACCAGCAGCTGATCCAGGGGCATGTCTTCGACGCCCTGCTCGCCCTGCGCACCACCCGCCCCCTGGTGCACGAGGCGGTGGCGCTGATCGCCGCCGGGCGGGACGCGCGTACGGAGGTGGGGCTCGCCAAGGTCGCCGCCGCGCGCATGCTCCAGCAGGTCGCCGACTCCGCCATCCAGGTCCACGGCGCCGCCGGGCTCGGTCCGGACACCCCCCTGCCCGGACTCCTGCGCACCGGCCGGGCCGCCCGCATCCTCGACGGGCCGGACGAGCTCCACATCACCTCCGTGGCCCGCCGGGTCCTGCGCGGCTACGCAACGGACGGCGGCCCGGTGACGGCGTAG
- a CDS encoding MFS transporter: MTAEGTATASPAEKDGAAGRQLTALLTCAMAFSMLQLFLLGALGPRLVTELGVSPAVLGLTTTIGFGTAAVLSPAGGRIVDRIGPRRSLVVLLLVSAAALALIGAAPGAGLLLGAVALGGVPQALANPATNKAVLRAVPPARRGAVTGLKQSGVQLGAFAAGLPLALLAGGIGWRGAVWTGAGAALVAGLWALRVLPADPAAPPAGPRTALVPRGMVAWLAVFSLFLGAGIASVNTYLALFGAQRLDMGPTAAAALVAVLGVAGIAGRVGWSKAARPGRAEWLPGWLACGALGAAALLAAALVAGPLVWVGAIAVGVFAVSGNAVSMVLVMQRAAPGRAGQDSALVAAGFFGGFAVGPPLFGLLAQSGRYGPGWLLVAAEFAVAAAVAFLWAVRDRREGPA; this comes from the coding sequence GTGACGGCGGAGGGCACGGCGACCGCATCGCCGGCGGAGAAGGACGGTGCGGCGGGGCGGCAGTTGACCGCGCTGCTCACCTGCGCCATGGCGTTCTCGATGCTGCAGCTGTTCCTCCTCGGGGCGCTGGGCCCGCGCCTGGTGACCGAACTCGGCGTGTCCCCGGCCGTGCTGGGGCTCACGACCACGATCGGCTTCGGCACCGCCGCCGTCCTGTCCCCGGCGGGCGGCCGGATCGTGGACCGGATCGGTCCGCGGCGCTCACTGGTGGTCCTGCTGCTGGTCTCCGCGGCGGCCCTCGCCCTGATCGGCGCCGCGCCCGGCGCCGGCCTGCTGCTCGGCGCCGTCGCGCTGGGCGGCGTACCCCAGGCGCTGGCCAACCCGGCCACCAACAAGGCCGTGCTGCGCGCCGTTCCGCCCGCCCGGCGGGGCGCGGTGACCGGGCTCAAGCAGTCCGGGGTCCAGCTCGGCGCCTTCGCTGCCGGGCTGCCGCTCGCCCTGCTCGCGGGCGGCATCGGCTGGCGGGGCGCGGTCTGGACCGGCGCCGGCGCCGCCCTGGTCGCCGGGCTGTGGGCCCTGCGCGTACTGCCCGCCGACCCCGCCGCGCCGCCCGCGGGGCCCCGTACGGCTCTCGTGCCGCGGGGGATGGTGGCCTGGCTGGCGGTCTTCTCGCTGTTCCTCGGCGCCGGGATCGCCTCGGTCAACACCTACCTCGCGCTCTTCGGGGCGCAGCGCCTGGACATGGGCCCGACGGCGGCGGCCGCCCTGGTCGCCGTACTGGGCGTGGCGGGGATCGCGGGCCGGGTCGGATGGTCGAAGGCGGCCCGGCCCGGACGGGCCGAGTGGCTCCCGGGCTGGCTGGCCTGCGGGGCGCTGGGCGCGGCGGCCCTGCTGGCGGCCGCCCTGGTGGCGGGCCCGCTGGTGTGGGTCGGGGCGATCGCCGTCGGCGTCTTCGCCGTCTCCGGCAACGCCGTCTCGATGGTGCTGGTCATGCAGCGGGCCGCCCCCGGCCGGGCCGGACAGGACTCGGCGCTGGTCGCGGCCGGGTTCTTCGGCGGGTTCGCCGTGGGACCGCCGCTGTTCGGGCTGCTCGCGCAGAGCGGACGGTACGGGCCGGGCTGGCTGCTGGTCGCTGCGGAGTTCGCGGTGGCGGCGGCCGTAGCGTTCCTGTGGGCCGTACGGGACCGGCGGGAGGGCCCGGCATGA
- a CDS encoding sigma-70 family RNA polymerase sigma factor: MTAALTTPSCTTGDRPARRTPDSDAAVTRLALDARDGDPVKTDRFVRALHRDVWRYVAYLSADTQAADDLTQDVFLRALASLHRFEGRSSARTWLLSIARRTVVDSLRHAAARPRLSDRCDWQAAAEQTQPYDVPGFEDGIALAELLAVIPAERREALVLTQLLGLSYAEAATAVGCPIGTVRSRVARARTSLIALLTDTRTADPAPEPPAPRHERTPERMLAAAAALA, encoded by the coding sequence ATGACTGCTGCCCTGACGACCCCCTCCTGTACCACCGGCGACCGGCCGGCCCGGCGCACCCCCGACTCCGACGCGGCGGTGACCCGGCTGGCGCTGGACGCCCGTGACGGCGATCCCGTGAAGACCGACCGGTTCGTGCGCGCGCTCCACCGCGACGTCTGGCGCTACGTGGCCTACCTCAGTGCCGACACCCAGGCGGCCGACGACCTCACCCAGGACGTCTTCCTCCGGGCGCTGGCGAGCCTGCACCGGTTCGAGGGCCGTTCCTCCGCGCGCACGTGGCTGTTGTCCATAGCCCGCCGCACGGTCGTGGACAGCCTGCGCCACGCGGCCGCGCGGCCGAGACTCTCGGACCGCTGCGACTGGCAGGCGGCCGCCGAGCAGACCCAGCCGTACGACGTGCCGGGCTTCGAGGACGGCATCGCCCTGGCGGAACTGCTCGCCGTGATCCCGGCCGAGCGCCGGGAGGCCCTGGTCCTGACCCAGCTGCTGGGCCTGTCCTACGCCGAGGCCGCCACGGCCGTCGGCTGCCCGATCGGTACGGTCCGCTCCCGCGTCGCCCGCGCCCGTACCTCCCTGATCGCGCTCCTGACGGACACCCGTACGGCCGATCCGGCTCCGGAGCCGCCGGCGCCGCGGCACGAACGGACCCCGGAGCGCATGCTGGCGGCGGCCGCGGCGCTCGCCTGA
- a CDS encoding DUF4142 domain-containing protein codes for MATRYTIGSGLVITALALTLIALLIPVNSFGSRPAAAVAGPAGTAGPAGADDDGGGTLSTAFGPLTAADRDFVRKVRLAGLWELPAGRQAQQRGSRPAIKTAGQHLIDGHTELDRQVIQVGQALGVDLPNQPSAQQQDWLGQLNRARGEEYERLFVMLLRRAHGKVFALLAQIRAQTKNSMVRALATSANTTVLDHITVLEDTGLVDFDALSDNVQPTK; via the coding sequence TTGGCCACGCGATACACGATCGGAAGCGGCCTGGTCATCACCGCACTTGCGCTCACCCTGATCGCGCTTCTCATACCCGTGAACAGTTTCGGCAGCCGGCCCGCGGCCGCCGTGGCTGGTCCGGCGGGCACGGCGGGTCCGGCGGGCGCCGACGACGACGGCGGCGGAACGTTGAGCACGGCCTTCGGACCGCTGACCGCCGCGGACCGGGACTTCGTCCGCAAGGTCCGGCTCGCCGGCCTGTGGGAGCTGCCGGCCGGCCGCCAGGCCCAGCAGCGCGGGTCCCGACCCGCGATCAAGACGGCCGGCCAGCACCTCATAGACGGCCACACCGAGCTGGACCGGCAGGTCATCCAGGTCGGCCAGGCTCTCGGCGTCGACCTGCCCAACCAGCCCTCCGCACAGCAGCAGGACTGGCTGGGACAGCTGAACCGGGCGCGCGGCGAAGAGTACGAACGGCTCTTCGTCATGCTGCTGCGCCGAGCTCACGGAAAGGTGTTCGCCCTGCTGGCCCAGATCCGGGCACAGACCAAGAACTCAATGGTCCGGGCCCTCGCCACGTCCGCCAACACCACGGTTCTGGACCACATCACGGTCCTCGAAGACACCGGCCTCGTCGACTTCGACGCCCTTTCCGACAATGTCCAACCGACGAAGTGA
- a CDS encoding metal ABC transporter solute-binding protein, Zn/Mn family: MARTRVRIPSLLALSAALALTAACGNTPSPQDAKSQDGTQPQAKKPVVVVTTTWEGAFAKAAGAEDVKVIVPQSVHHAPDYDPKPSDLAAVAKADFVLYAPFEPYAAKIKEAAGSKAKLVEVELDNDPTKVSAEVARLAGLFGTPEAATQWKTGFDTEYTKLNKDVQAAWPGGRSPAVVSQVFTTWAAKLAGATPVGTYGPEAVTPAQLAELAAKKPELVLDNAHMSTGTVLPDSGAKQVKIVNYPGEDLDLLAVYRNAAAELKKAMGGS; encoded by the coding sequence ATGGCGCGCACCCGCGTCCGTATCCCTTCCCTCCTCGCACTGAGCGCGGCGCTCGCTCTGACCGCCGCTTGCGGCAACACCCCCTCACCTCAGGACGCGAAGTCCCAGGACGGCACGCAGCCGCAGGCCAAGAAGCCGGTCGTGGTGGTCACCACCACCTGGGAGGGCGCCTTCGCCAAGGCTGCGGGCGCCGAGGACGTCAAGGTCATCGTGCCGCAGTCCGTCCACCACGCCCCGGACTACGATCCCAAGCCATCGGACCTGGCAGCCGTGGCCAAGGCCGACTTCGTGCTCTACGCGCCCTTCGAGCCGTACGCCGCGAAGATCAAGGAGGCCGCGGGTTCGAAGGCGAAGCTGGTCGAGGTGGAACTCGACAACGATCCCACCAAGGTGTCCGCCGAAGTGGCCCGGCTGGCCGGTCTGTTCGGCACCCCCGAGGCCGCCACGCAGTGGAAGACCGGCTTCGACACCGAGTACACGAAGCTGAACAAGGACGTCCAGGCCGCCTGGCCGGGCGGCAGGAGCCCCGCCGTCGTCAGCCAGGTCTTCACCACCTGGGCGGCGAAGCTCGCGGGTGCCACCCCCGTGGGCACCTACGGACCCGAGGCCGTGACCCCGGCGCAGCTGGCCGAGCTCGCGGCGAAGAAGCCGGAGCTGGTGCTGGACAACGCGCACATGTCCACCGGCACGGTCCTGCCCGACTCCGGCGCCAAGCAGGTGAAGATCGTCAACTATCCGGGGGAGGACCTGGACCTGCTGGCGGTCTACCGCAATGCCGCGGCCGAGCTGAAGAAGGCCATGGGCGGCTCCTGA
- a CDS encoding MerR family transcriptional regulator translates to MDRDMLHSIGDLSRRTGLTVKTIRFYSDQGIVPPTDRSPAGYRRYGPDALARLDLVRTLRDLGLDLATVRRVLDREISLQDVAAAHANALDVQIRTLRLRRAVLRAVARRGPTPMEMDLMHRLATLSRAERRRLVSGFVDDAFEVPHDNPEFETLMRSVTPELPDDPTPEQVEAWVELAGLCQNEDFRAALRRMAAEQAEEPVRQDVGTLHDTLNRAMRERIAEAVSAGLVPAAANGMFLADSLGGLYAHAFECADEGDLRRWLLARLRTTADPRAERYWQLLAVVNGWPASPTLAPVYPWFTTVFAKGDADHEKGLTR, encoded by the coding sequence ATGGACCGCGACATGCTCCATTCCATCGGAGACCTATCCCGCCGGACCGGCCTCACCGTGAAGACCATCCGGTTCTATTCCGACCAGGGCATCGTCCCCCCGACCGACCGCAGCCCAGCGGGCTACCGCCGCTACGGGCCCGACGCGCTCGCACGCCTGGACCTCGTCCGCACCCTGCGCGATCTCGGGCTCGACCTCGCGACCGTCCGCCGCGTCCTGGACCGGGAGATTTCCCTGCAGGACGTCGCAGCAGCACATGCCAACGCCCTGGACGTGCAGATCCGTACGCTGCGCCTGCGCCGGGCCGTGCTCCGCGCGGTCGCCCGACGCGGCCCCACCCCCATGGAGATGGACCTCATGCACCGACTCGCCACGCTCTCCCGGGCCGAACGGCGCCGACTCGTCTCCGGATTCGTCGACGACGCCTTCGAAGTCCCGCACGACAACCCGGAGTTCGAGACCCTGATGCGGTCCGTCACGCCCGAGCTCCCCGACGATCCCACGCCCGAGCAGGTCGAGGCCTGGGTGGAACTCGCCGGACTCTGCCAGAACGAGGACTTCCGTGCCGCGCTGCGCCGCATGGCCGCGGAGCAGGCGGAAGAGCCCGTCCGGCAGGACGTCGGCACGCTGCACGACACCCTCAACCGGGCGATGCGCGAACGCATCGCCGAGGCCGTGTCCGCCGGCCTGGTACCGGCCGCGGCCAACGGCATGTTCCTGGCCGACTCGCTGGGCGGCCTCTACGCCCACGCCTTCGAGTGCGCCGACGAGGGCGATCTGCGCCGCTGGCTCCTCGCCCGGCTGCGGACGACCGCCGACCCCCGCGCCGAGCGCTACTGGCAGCTCCTGGCCGTGGTCAACGGCTGGCCCGCGTCGCCGACGCTCGCCCCCGTGTACCCGTGGTTCACCACGGTCTTCGCCAAGGGCGACGCCGACCACGAGAAGGGCCTGACGCGATGA